Proteins co-encoded in one Gossypium arboreum isolate Shixiya-1 chromosome 11, ASM2569848v2, whole genome shotgun sequence genomic window:
- the LOC108457333 gene encoding probable transcriptional regulator SLK2 isoform X1, with the protein MVPSRMAGGLTQSSSSSGIFLQGNGQSQAVVNSRLSSPYENSSNSIPGTGVPNLGPVSDSVVLNSVANSGPSVGASSLVTDANSAFSGGPHLQRSASINTDSYMRLPASPMSFSSNNITMSGSSVVDGSSVGHHGSHQDPSVQQMQQSQQLKQGASSAASRPQPQTGQVSVPLGPRVPGPFLQDPGNLSQVQKKPRLDIKQEDILQQQMLQQLLQRQDSMQLQGRNPQLQALMQQQRFRQQQQILQSLPPLQRAHLQQQQQQQQQQQQLQLRQQLQQQGMQQITGMKRPFDGGVCARRLMQYLYHQRQRPPDNTIAYWRKFVAEYYSPRAKKRWCLSMYDNVGSHALGVFPQAAMDAWQCDICGSKSGRGFEATFEVLPRLTEIKFGSGVIDELLYLDMPRECRFPSGIMMLEYGRAVQESVYEQLRVVREGQLRIIFTQDLKILSWEFCARRHEELFPRHLVAPQVNQLVQVAQKCQSTISESGAEGVSQQDLQTNSNMVLTAGRQLVKSLELQSLNDLGFSKRYVRCLQIAEVVNSMKDLIDFCRENKSGAIEGLKNYPRHPSSTKLQMQKLQEMEQMTNVRGLPTDRNTLNKLIALNPGINNNPMRNNNHQMAAGRGTLSGSAQAALALSNYQNLLVRQNSINSNPNSLHQEASSSFNNSNQSPSSSFQGPAASLPAQQHTLSVTANNLIQQNHMQSSQGNPALQQQMIQQLLQEMSNNNTGVQQQSVNGQNENGSAGRNTSALATATSTVSGCVAGPAVSQSNSFKATSNDNSLAAGGDNRFNRGQPDLPQNLHSQDDTVPDIANDFMDNGFFNNDLDYNIGYGWKA; encoded by the exons ATGGTACCTTCTCGGATGGCTGGAGGGTTAACCCAATCTTCCTCAAGTTCTGGAATTTTCCTCCAAGGAAATGGGCAGTCCCAGGCTGTAGTTAACTCTCGCTTGAGCTCACCTTATGAGAACTCATCTAATTCTATTCCTGGAACTGGGGTTCCTAATCTGGGTCCTGTTTCAGATAGTGTGGTGTTGAACAGTGTGGCAAACTCTGGACCTAGTGTTGGGGCAAGTTCTTTGGTCACAGATGCAAATTCGGCATTTTCTGGAGGTCCCCACTTACAGAGAAGTGCTAGCATTAATACAGATTCATATATGCGCTTGCCAGCTTCGCCCATGTCGTTTTCTTCCAACAATATAACCATGTCAGGTTCATCAGTTGTTGATGGGTCTTCTGTAGGCCATCATGGCTCTCATCAAGACCCAAGTGTCCAACAGATGCAACAGAGTCAGCAGCTGAAACAAGGGGCCTCAAGTGCTGCATCCCGGCCACAGCCACAAACTGGGCAAGTTTCTGTTCCGTTGGGTCCACGAGTCCCAGGGCCCTTCTTGCAAGACCCTGGTAATTTATCCCAGGTGCAGAAGAAGCCTCGGCTGGATATCAAACAAGAAGACATTCTGCAGCAGCAGATGTTGCAACAACTGCTACAAAGACAGGATTCCATGCAGTTGCAAGGTCGAAACCCTCAATTACAAGCTTTGATGCAGCAGCAGAGATTTAGACAACAGCAACAAATTTTGCAGTCGTTGCCACCATTGCAGAGAGCACACTTGCAACAGCAGCAGCAACAACAACAACAGCAGCAGCAATTGCAGTTGAGGCAGCAATTGCAGCAACAGGGGATGCAGCAAATAACTGGAATGAAACGTCCCTTTGATGGTGGTGTATGTGCTCGCCGCCTAATGCAATACTTATATCACCAACGGCAAAGGCCACCA GACAATACCATTGCATACTGGAGGAAATTTGTTGCAGAATATTATTCTCCACGTGCAAAGAAAAGGTGGTGTTTATCAATGTATGATAATGTCGGGAGTCATGCACTTGGTGTTTTCCCTCAAGCAGCTATG GATGCTTGGCAGTGTGACATTTGTGGGTCGAAGTCTGGAAGGGGGTTTG AGGCAACTTTTGAAGTACTTCCCAGACTTACTGAAATCAAATTTGGCAGTGGAGTAATTGATGAGCTTCTATATTTGGACATGCCCCGAGAGTGTAGATTTCCTTCTGGAATAATGATGTTGGAGTATGGAAGAGCTGTTCAGGAGAGTGTATATGAGCAGCTTCGGGTTGTTCGTGAGGGTCAGCTTCGTATCATATTCACTCAGGACTTAAAG ATATTGTCTTGGGAATTTTGTGCACGTAGGCATGAAGAACTTTTTCCTCGTCATTTAGTTGCACCTCAG GTAAACCAGTTAGTTCAGGTGGCACAAAAATGTCAGAGCACAATTTCTGAAAGTGGAGCTGAGGGGGTTTCTCAGCAGGACTTGCAAACAAACAGCAATAT GGTCCTAACAGCTGGACGACAGCTTGTTAAAAGTTTGGAATTACAGTCACTGAATGACTTAGGTTTTTCGAAAAGATACGTGAGGTGTTTGCAG ATTGCTGAGGTTGTCAACAGCATGAAAGATCTGATAGATTTTTGTCGAGAAAACAAGTCTGGGGCGATTG AGGGCTTGAAGAACTATCCTCGACATCCCTCTTCGACCAAACTCCAAATGCAAAAACTGCAAGAAATGGAGCAGATGACAAATGTTCGGGGTCTGCCAACTGACAGGAATACCCTCAATAAGCTGATTGCATTGAATCCTGGGATAAACAATAATCCAATGAGAAACAACAACCATCAAATGGCTGCTGGTCGAGGAACTTTAAGTGGTTCGGCACAAGCAGCTTTGGCACTTTCTAACTACCAGAACCTGCTCGTTAggcaaaattcaataaattcaaacCCTAACTCACTTCATCAGGAAGCCTCATCTTccttcaataactctaaccagaGTCCATCTTCGAGTTTCCAAGGGCCTGCTGCCTCGTTACCAGCTCAGCAACATACATTAAGCGTCACAGCAAATAACCTAATCCAACAGAATCACATGCAGTCATCTCAAGGAAATCCAGCTTTACAACAACAAATGATCCAACAACTTCTCCAGGAGATGTCTAATAACAACACGGGAGTTCAACAGCAGTCCGTGAATGGGCAGAATGAGAATGGAAGTGCGGGGAGAAACACCTCTGCTCTGGCTACAGCTACTTCTACCGTGTCTGGATGCGTTGCAGGGCCTGCAGTGAGTCAAAGCAACAGTTTCAAAGCCACTTCAAATGACAATTCTTTAGCCGCCGGTGGTGACAACAGATTCAACCGAGGACAACCTGATTTGCCTCAGAATCTCCATTCACAGGACGATACAGTTCCGGATATAGCTAATGATTTCATGGATAATGGGTTTTTTAACAATGACCTTGACTATAATATTGGTTATGGCTGGAAGGCATGA
- the LOC108457333 gene encoding probable transcriptional regulator SLK2 isoform X2 — protein MRLPASPMSFSSNNITMSGSSVVDGSSVGHHGSHQDPSVQQMQQSQQLKQGASSAASRPQPQTGQVSVPLGPRVPGPFLQDPGNLSQVQKKPRLDIKQEDILQQQMLQQLLQRQDSMQLQGRNPQLQALMQQQRFRQQQQILQSLPPLQRAHLQQQQQQQQQQQQLQLRQQLQQQGMQQITGMKRPFDGGVCARRLMQYLYHQRQRPPDNTIAYWRKFVAEYYSPRAKKRWCLSMYDNVGSHALGVFPQAAMDAWQCDICGSKSGRGFEATFEVLPRLTEIKFGSGVIDELLYLDMPRECRFPSGIMMLEYGRAVQESVYEQLRVVREGQLRIIFTQDLKILSWEFCARRHEELFPRHLVAPQVNQLVQVAQKCQSTISESGAEGVSQQDLQTNSNMVLTAGRQLVKSLELQSLNDLGFSKRYVRCLQIAEVVNSMKDLIDFCRENKSGAIEGLKNYPRHPSSTKLQMQKLQEMEQMTNVRGLPTDRNTLNKLIALNPGINNNPMRNNNHQMAAGRGTLSGSAQAALALSNYQNLLVRQNSINSNPNSLHQEASSSFNNSNQSPSSSFQGPAASLPAQQHTLSVTANNLIQQNHMQSSQGNPALQQQMIQQLLQEMSNNNTGVQQQSVNGQNENGSAGRNTSALATATSTVSGCVAGPAVSQSNSFKATSNDNSLAAGGDNRFNRGQPDLPQNLHSQDDTVPDIANDFMDNGFFNNDLDYNIGYGWKA, from the exons ATGCGCTTGCCAGCTTCGCCCATGTCGTTTTCTTCCAACAATATAACCATGTCAGGTTCATCAGTTGTTGATGGGTCTTCTGTAGGCCATCATGGCTCTCATCAAGACCCAAGTGTCCAACAGATGCAACAGAGTCAGCAGCTGAAACAAGGGGCCTCAAGTGCTGCATCCCGGCCACAGCCACAAACTGGGCAAGTTTCTGTTCCGTTGGGTCCACGAGTCCCAGGGCCCTTCTTGCAAGACCCTGGTAATTTATCCCAGGTGCAGAAGAAGCCTCGGCTGGATATCAAACAAGAAGACATTCTGCAGCAGCAGATGTTGCAACAACTGCTACAAAGACAGGATTCCATGCAGTTGCAAGGTCGAAACCCTCAATTACAAGCTTTGATGCAGCAGCAGAGATTTAGACAACAGCAACAAATTTTGCAGTCGTTGCCACCATTGCAGAGAGCACACTTGCAACAGCAGCAGCAACAACAACAACAGCAGCAGCAATTGCAGTTGAGGCAGCAATTGCAGCAACAGGGGATGCAGCAAATAACTGGAATGAAACGTCCCTTTGATGGTGGTGTATGTGCTCGCCGCCTAATGCAATACTTATATCACCAACGGCAAAGGCCACCA GACAATACCATTGCATACTGGAGGAAATTTGTTGCAGAATATTATTCTCCACGTGCAAAGAAAAGGTGGTGTTTATCAATGTATGATAATGTCGGGAGTCATGCACTTGGTGTTTTCCCTCAAGCAGCTATG GATGCTTGGCAGTGTGACATTTGTGGGTCGAAGTCTGGAAGGGGGTTTG AGGCAACTTTTGAAGTACTTCCCAGACTTACTGAAATCAAATTTGGCAGTGGAGTAATTGATGAGCTTCTATATTTGGACATGCCCCGAGAGTGTAGATTTCCTTCTGGAATAATGATGTTGGAGTATGGAAGAGCTGTTCAGGAGAGTGTATATGAGCAGCTTCGGGTTGTTCGTGAGGGTCAGCTTCGTATCATATTCACTCAGGACTTAAAG ATATTGTCTTGGGAATTTTGTGCACGTAGGCATGAAGAACTTTTTCCTCGTCATTTAGTTGCACCTCAG GTAAACCAGTTAGTTCAGGTGGCACAAAAATGTCAGAGCACAATTTCTGAAAGTGGAGCTGAGGGGGTTTCTCAGCAGGACTTGCAAACAAACAGCAATAT GGTCCTAACAGCTGGACGACAGCTTGTTAAAAGTTTGGAATTACAGTCACTGAATGACTTAGGTTTTTCGAAAAGATACGTGAGGTGTTTGCAG ATTGCTGAGGTTGTCAACAGCATGAAAGATCTGATAGATTTTTGTCGAGAAAACAAGTCTGGGGCGATTG AGGGCTTGAAGAACTATCCTCGACATCCCTCTTCGACCAAACTCCAAATGCAAAAACTGCAAGAAATGGAGCAGATGACAAATGTTCGGGGTCTGCCAACTGACAGGAATACCCTCAATAAGCTGATTGCATTGAATCCTGGGATAAACAATAATCCAATGAGAAACAACAACCATCAAATGGCTGCTGGTCGAGGAACTTTAAGTGGTTCGGCACAAGCAGCTTTGGCACTTTCTAACTACCAGAACCTGCTCGTTAggcaaaattcaataaattcaaacCCTAACTCACTTCATCAGGAAGCCTCATCTTccttcaataactctaaccagaGTCCATCTTCGAGTTTCCAAGGGCCTGCTGCCTCGTTACCAGCTCAGCAACATACATTAAGCGTCACAGCAAATAACCTAATCCAACAGAATCACATGCAGTCATCTCAAGGAAATCCAGCTTTACAACAACAAATGATCCAACAACTTCTCCAGGAGATGTCTAATAACAACACGGGAGTTCAACAGCAGTCCGTGAATGGGCAGAATGAGAATGGAAGTGCGGGGAGAAACACCTCTGCTCTGGCTACAGCTACTTCTACCGTGTCTGGATGCGTTGCAGGGCCTGCAGTGAGTCAAAGCAACAGTTTCAAAGCCACTTCAAATGACAATTCTTTAGCCGCCGGTGGTGACAACAGATTCAACCGAGGACAACCTGATTTGCCTCAGAATCTCCATTCACAGGACGATACAGTTCCGGATATAGCTAATGATTTCATGGATAATGGGTTTTTTAACAATGACCTTGACTATAATATTGGTTATGGCTGGAAGGCATGA
- the LOC108454636 gene encoding DNA-directed RNA polymerases II, IV and V subunit 6A-like, producing the protein MADDDYNDMDMGYEDEPPEPEIEEGAEEDLENNNNDDVPLEPIETEDNVDQDAKDKTTRKTSKYMTKYERARILGTRALQISMNAPVMVELEGETDPLEIAMKELRERKIPFTIRRYLPDGSYEDWGVDELIVEDSWKRQVGGD; encoded by the exons ATGGCGGACGACGACTATAATGATATGGACATGGG ATATGAGGATGAGCCACCAGAGCCTGAGATTGAa GAAGGAGCTGAGGAAGATTTGGAAAACAATAACAACGATGATGTTCCTCTAGAACCTATCGAAACCGAAGACAACGTAGACCAAGATGCTAAAGACAAAACTACTCGTAAAACATCAAAGTATATGACCAAATACGAGCGTGCTAGAATCTTGGGTACCCGAGCCTTGCAAATCAG TATGAATGCACCTGTTATGGTTGAGTTGGAGGGTGAGACCGACCCACTTGAg ATTGCCATGAAGGAGCTTCGAGAGCGGAAAATACCCTTTACCATAAGACGCTACTTGCCCGATGGAAG TTATGAAGATTGGGGAGTCGATGAGTTGATTGTGGAAGACTCGTGGAAGAGACAAGTCGGAGGCGATTGA